In Nostoc sp. PCC 7120 = FACHB-418, the following proteins share a genomic window:
- a CDS encoding glycosyltransferase family 39 protein has translation MRDFSLVPSWLRFLTILLLVMCILFRFVYIDRKVYSANEIYTSLRISGYTVAEVKEQMFNGQIISRENFLEFQSPNLNKNFNDTVMSIALESPQKSPLYFIVVRFWVEIFGNSVTVIRCLSALISLLVFPCLYWLCRELFNVTLALPSLAIALMANSPMHLVYAQDGREYILWLVTIILASTALLRAIRLQSTQKSDTFTIWGIYGITLALSLYTCLWTIFVALAHGIYVILIAKLRFTETVRSYLIATVFGFLAFSPWLMIVFARFFQFILSSDGTNSQDLNIIPLIPFVLVQLSRSFFDLNLGLDNQINYFISPIFLFLVVYAIYFLYRTTSYQVWLFLLILIVVPALPLIVQGLDSGGIHPGSEPYLLPSYLGMQTIVAYLLATQVYNSNLSQRRIWQIITRLLIVCGLISSIVFYQADTWWNKDVSYGNPQIARFINQKSRPLLITNFSDINYSNVFSLSYLAETKVRFQLLSDQTVPNIPNDFTDIFLLNPTNAWRQQIATKYKLKPNLVYGDDYYLVWKLVKPRLER, from the coding sequence ATGCGGGATTTCTCTCTTGTGCCGAGTTGGTTAAGGTTTTTAACAATTTTGCTTTTAGTAATGTGTATACTTTTTCGATTTGTTTATATTGATAGAAAAGTTTACTCTGCGAATGAGATTTATACTTCATTAAGGATTTCTGGCTATACGGTAGCTGAGGTAAAAGAACAAATGTTTAATGGTCAGATAATCTCTAGGGAAAACTTTCTGGAGTTTCAAAGCCCTAATTTGAACAAAAATTTTAATGATACAGTCATGTCCATAGCATTGGAAAGCCCGCAAAAATCGCCATTGTATTTTATTGTGGTGAGATTTTGGGTAGAAATATTTGGTAATTCTGTAACAGTAATTAGATGTTTATCGGCGCTGATTAGTTTATTAGTTTTTCCGTGCCTTTATTGGCTTTGTCGAGAGTTATTTAATGTGACTTTAGCGCTACCTAGTTTAGCGATCGCTCTCATGGCTAATTCGCCTATGCACCTAGTATACGCCCAAGACGGCAGAGAATATATCCTCTGGTTGGTCACAATCATACTTGCTAGTACGGCATTACTCAGAGCGATACGTTTGCAATCAACCCAGAAATCAGACACCTTTACAATTTGGGGGATTTATGGAATCACTTTGGCTTTGAGTTTATATACCTGTTTGTGGACGATATTTGTGGCGCTCGCTCATGGTATTTATGTAATATTAATTGCCAAATTACGCTTTACTGAAACCGTGAGGTCTTATCTCATAGCGACAGTTTTTGGTTTTTTGGCATTTTCCCCCTGGCTGATGATTGTTTTCGCTAGGTTCTTCCAGTTTATCCTTTCATCAGATGGCACAAACAGCCAAGACCTGAATATCATCCCTTTAATTCCTTTTGTCTTAGTGCAGTTGAGTAGGAGCTTTTTTGATTTAAATCTCGGTTTAGATAATCAAATAAATTATTTTATCTCACCTATTTTTTTATTCTTAGTTGTCTACGCTATTTATTTCTTATATCGCACAACCAGCTATCAAGTTTGGTTATTTCTGCTCATTTTAATTGTAGTACCTGCTTTACCCTTAATCGTGCAAGGTTTAGATTCAGGCGGTATTCATCCTGGTTCTGAACCTTATTTATTACCCTCATATTTAGGAATGCAAACCATTGTCGCTTATTTACTAGCTACACAAGTGTATAACAGCAATCTGTCCCAGCGCCGAATCTGGCAGATAATAACTAGATTATTAATTGTTTGTGGTTTAATATCTTCTATAGTGTTTTATCAAGCAGACACTTGGTGGAATAAGGATGTAAGTTATGGTAATCCTCAGATTGCGAGATTTATTAATCAAAAATCTCGCCCACTACTAATTACTAATTTCTCCGATATTAATTATAGTAATGTATTTTCTTTAAGTTATCTTGCAGAAACAAAGGTGAGATTTCAGTTATTATCAGACCAAACTGTGCCTAATATCCCTAATGATTTTACAGATATTTTCTTACTCAATCCCACGAATGCTTGGCGGCAGCAAATAGCGACAAAGTATAAGTTAAAGCCAAATCTGGTGTATGGAGATGACTATTATTTAGTGTGGAAATTAGTAAAACCTCGCTTGGAAAGGTGA
- a CDS encoding IS1182 family transposase yields the protein MCLHPEEIPPIPDETVRIAKAAFPKGNLYMRLRDELGVFYQDEDFASLYPQRGQPAQAPWRLAMILVMQYLENLSDRQATQAVQGRIDWKYALSLELTDPGFDFSVLSEFRDRLITGGVERQILDLMLSKFQQLKLLSARGKQRTDSTHILAVVRELTRLEHLGETLRYALNAVAEVAPIWLKSLAPVEWYDRYSRRFEDTRLPRTASEREALAQTIGADGFYLLDNIYSQTSPIQLRQLPAVEILRQVWLQQYYAPTDNIQLRNEKDGPPSAVRIRSPYDLDARNSTKRTTNWTGYKVHLTESCDEDSPHMITHVETTVATTQDVTVVPSIHQALGEKNLLPQQHLVDQAYTSAQLLSSSERDYDIDLLGPVALNVGWQAKAGLGFDLSHFKIDWQQKAVYCPQGKRSYLWKKNKNFYDKPLIYVEFRQRDCLACPVRSQCTRAKTNPRGLSIQVQSDYEALQKARDRQKTEEFQKQYELRSGIEGTISQGIRAFELRDCRYIGLAKTHLQHILTAAAINLSRVFAWLEQIPRAKTRSSHFARLADSTAR from the coding sequence ATGTGCTTACATCCTGAAGAAATTCCTCCTATTCCCGATGAAACGGTACGCATAGCCAAGGCCGCATTCCCAAAAGGTAATCTTTATATGCGACTGCGTGATGAACTTGGAGTCTTTTACCAGGATGAAGATTTCGCATCACTGTATCCACAACGGGGTCAGCCAGCGCAAGCACCTTGGCGGTTAGCGATGATACTGGTGATGCAATATCTAGAAAATTTATCTGATAGACAAGCAACCCAAGCAGTGCAAGGGCGGATTGATTGGAAATACGCTTTGTCGTTGGAGTTGACAGACCCCGGTTTTGATTTTAGTGTTTTAAGCGAATTCCGTGACCGATTAATTACAGGTGGAGTTGAGCGGCAAATACTAGACTTGATGCTGTCGAAATTTCAGCAACTCAAACTACTATCAGCAAGGGGAAAACAACGCACTGACTCAACCCATATATTAGCTGTAGTCAGGGAACTAACAAGACTGGAACATTTGGGGGAAACTCTCCGGTATGCCTTGAATGCTGTCGCTGAAGTTGCACCTATTTGGCTGAAGTCACTAGCTCCGGTCGAGTGGTATGACCGCTATAGCAGACGTTTTGAAGATACCCGATTGCCAAGAACAGCTTCAGAGCGAGAAGCCTTAGCCCAGACAATAGGGGCTGATGGCTTTTATTTACTCGATAACATCTATTCCCAAACTTCCCCCATCCAACTGCGACAACTGCCAGCCGTAGAAATCTTGCGTCAGGTTTGGTTACAGCAATACTATGCACCAACAGACAATATCCAGTTACGCAACGAAAAAGATGGGCCACCTTCTGCGGTACGAATTCGCTCTCCCTATGATTTAGATGCGCGTAACAGCACCAAACGCACTACTAACTGGACAGGTTACAAAGTGCATTTGACAGAAAGTTGTGATGAAGACTCACCTCACATGATCACTCATGTAGAAACGACTGTTGCCACAACTCAAGACGTAACAGTTGTTCCCTCAATTCACCAAGCTCTGGGCGAAAAAAACCTCCTGCCTCAACAGCATTTGGTTGACCAAGCATACACATCAGCACAATTACTTTCTAGCTCAGAGCGAGACTATGACATTGACCTGTTGGGGCCAGTAGCTCTCAATGTCGGATGGCAAGCAAAGGCGGGACTAGGATTTGATTTATCTCACTTTAAAATAGATTGGCAGCAGAAAGCGGTCTATTGTCCTCAAGGTAAGCGTAGTTACCTTTGGAAGAAGAATAAAAATTTTTATGATAAACCCCTAATTTACGTTGAGTTTCGGCAGCGTGATTGTTTGGCTTGTCCAGTTCGCAGCCAATGTACTCGTGCAAAAACCAACCCGCGCGGATTAAGCATACAAGTGCAATCTGATTATGAAGCTCTTCAAAAAGCTAGAGACCGACAAAAAACTGAGGAATTTCAAAAACAGTATGAGCTGCGTTCAGGCATTGAAGGTACTATCTCTCAAGGAATTCGAGCTTTTGAATTGCGCGATTGCCGTTATATTGGGTTAGCTAAAACTCATCTACAGCATATCCTAACTGCTGCCGCTATCAATCTCAGTCGAGTTTTCGCGTGGTTGGAGCAGATCCCAAGAGCTAAAACTCGCTCCTCACACTTTGCAAGGCTGGCAGACTCTACTGCGCGCTAG